A stretch of DNA from Halobacteriovorax sp. JY17:
GTCTGCAACATGAAACAAAATCTCTTAAATTATCTAAAAGAAGATCATCCTTATACTTTCGTATGACATTCTTAATAGAGCCCATATTCTTAATATTTTTCTCGTAATCCCTTAAGACATAAGGGGCCGCAGAGAAAACACTAAATTGAAAAATAAAAATTAAAAAATACTTCATAATTAAAACTCTAAATGAACCTTCTTCTTAGCTGGTTGATCTTCGTCGAAGGCCTCTTCTTCTTCACGGGACTTTGGATAGACACGGTACTCTCCGTCCTGAAAGAAGCCAGAACTTCTAACAACTCCCGAACCAATAACTAGTGCTCCAACTCCTCTCTTATTATAGAAGACTTGGTAGCCTCCTCGAGGACAAACACCTTCCTGGGGAGTTTCAAACTCGACAACAACGGCCCTATTATTTTTAAAATATAATTTACAAGGAACCTTTGCCCCTGCAGATTCAGTTTGTACAAAGCAATTAATAGGCTTTGATAAATCCATTGAAGGATCATTAGAAAAGCGCATAAGCCTACAATGAGTATAGAAGTACTTTCCAGGATAATCCACGTAGACATCTTGTTGTCTTGGATTAATTTTTACAACAATTAGAGATTTATCAATGACAGCATCTTTTTTTCCAACAAGACCTTCTTGATTTAAGTGATAGTGATGAACCCCTGTATGTTCCACTAGAGTTGTTCCATCTCTAAAGTTTATAATTCGACCTTCTTTTCTAAGACTTGGAGCTGTGAATCTTTCAACCACTTCATTAAAATACTTATTGAATAAAAATCCTTTTCTTCTCTTCTTATTTTCAAGATCGTCTT
This window harbors:
- a CDS encoding aminomethyltransferase beta-barrel domain-containing protein, with protein sequence MNKHSSSNQKTVLVGMDGGIESTVAAYLLKKQGLNVIGLGVVFHEYPYKSLSVWNPKSLEDIKKICNQLEITFYGTNINSLFYSRVIEPVVSTRLAAEQFEPVIAWNKILVETLLEKAKLVGADNIATGHKAKVFKNQKNGIYSLLVPTDVTLDETYGLSRLSQEELAKLIFPLAEIKHSEVVKISSLLGITFVKDDLENKKRRKGFLFNKYFNEVVERFTAPSLRKEGRIINFRDGTTLVEHTGVHHYHLNQEGLVGKKDAVIDKSLIVVKINPRQQDVYVDYPGKYFYTHCRLMRFSNDPSMDLSKPINCFVQTESAGAKVPCKLYFKNNRAVVVEFETPQEGVCPRGGYQVFYNKRGVGALVIGSGVVRSSGFFQDGEYRVYPKSREEEEAFDEDQPAKKKVHLEF